Proteins encoded together in one Ipomoea triloba cultivar NCNSP0323 chromosome 4, ASM357664v1 window:
- the LOC116014952 gene encoding mitochondrial phosphate carrier protein 3, mitochondrial-like, whose amino-acid sequence MAFPENSHATMSLIPGFLYSSPSSFSASSSLISLDQSRTSVPPPPVVEERKGFVIPAPKEPSKKIEMFSPAFYAACTFGGILSCGLTHTAVTPLDVVKCNMQIYPTKYKSVSSGFGVVLKEQGAKGLFKGWGPTLLGYSVQGACKYGFYEFFKKYYSDLAGAENAAKYKTLIYLAGSASAEVIADVALCPFEAVKVRVQTQPGFARGLSDGLPKFVRAEGVAGLYKGIVPLWGRQIPYTMMKFASFENIVELLYKHVVPTPKEQCSSSMQLGVSFAGGYLAGILCAIVSHPADNLVSFLNNAKGASVGDAVQKMGVLGLCTRGLPLRILMIGTLTGAQWGIYDSFKVYVGLPTTGGAAPAAK is encoded by the exons ATGGCGTTCCCAGAAAACTCTCACGCCACCATGTCGCTGATCCCCGGCTTCCTCTACTCTTCCCCCTCGTCCTTCTCGGCGTCTTCGAGTCTCATCAGCTTGGACCAATCTCGGACTTCCGTTCCGCCACCGCCGGTGGTGGAGGAGCGGAAAGGTTTCGTGATCCCGGCGCCCAAGGAGCCCTCTAAGAAGATCGAGATGTTCTCGCCGGCGTTTTATGCCGCCTGCACCTTCGGCGGAATCCTCAGCTGCGGCCTCACGCACACGGCCGTCACCCCTCTTGATGTTGTCAAGTGCAACATgcag ATTTACCCTACAAAGTACAAGAGCGTTTCCTCTGGTTTTGGAGTGGTGCTTAAGGAGCAGGGAGCCAAGGGTTTGTTCAAGGGTTGGGGACCTACCCTGCTTGGTTACAGTGTCCAAGGAGCTTGCAAGTATGGGTTCTATGAATTCTTCAAGAAGTACTATTCAGACCTTGCTGGAGCCGAGAATGCTGCAAAGTACAAGACTCTGATCTACCTCGCCGGTTCTGCATCTGCCGAGGTTATTGCTGATGTTGCTCTCTGTCCCTTTGAGGCGGTTAAGGTTCGAGTCCAAACTCAACCTGGTTTCGCCAGAGGTTTGTCGGATGGGCTTCCTAAATTCGTCAGGGCTGAGGGTGTTGCTGG GCTTTACAAGGGGATTGTTCCTCTATGGGGACGACAAATTCCAT ATACAATGATGAAGTTTGCATCATTTGAGAACATCGTGGAACTCCTGTACAAACATGTGGTCCCTACTCCAAAAGAACAATGCAGCAGTTCAATGCAACTGGGAGTGAGCTTTGCGGGTGGTTATTTGGCTGGCATTCTCTGTGCTATTGTGTCACACCCCGCTGACAACCTCGTCTCTTTCCTCAACAATGCCAAGGGTGCATCTGTGGGCGAT GCCGTTCAGAAGATGGGAGTATTGGGTCTCTGCACTCGGGGTCTTCCTCTACGTATACTCATGATTGGTACCTTAACAGGAGCTCAATGGGGCATCTATGATTCCTTCAAAGTTTATGTTGGACT GCCAACAACTGGCGGTGCCGCACCTGCTGCTAAATGA